In Paraburkholderia aromaticivorans, a single window of DNA contains:
- a CDS encoding porin, translated as MKKLNAAALSGVALAFASAPITSQAQSSVTLYGIVDAGVTYVSNTGGSHVVKFDDGISYGNRWGIKGTEDLGGGLSAVFTLESGFHLGNGTLGFGGAEFGRQAYVGLATSWGTLSFGNQLDMTEEMVFAYNISAWGSGYAIHQGDFDRFNGDRLPNSVKFLSNEFGGFMFGGMYSFGNQAGNFHQNSAYSVGAHYAHGAFTMGAAYTQLNNPFGIYAFDPYAMIGTSTFLGRPTISVDPATGAITDLYASSPFAVDKQGTFGVGASYAIGTVTLNGNYTYTTIKAFGNSSHMQVGEGGAIWQVTPAFSAIGGYQYTSFEGHHWNQGTLGLHYLLSKRTDVYVSGDYLKASSGVNAVIGYSFTPSTTTTQADVRIGMRHSF; from the coding sequence ATGAAAAAACTGAATGCCGCAGCACTGTCCGGCGTAGCCCTCGCGTTCGCGAGCGCCCCGATTACCAGCCAGGCTCAAAGCAGCGTAACGCTGTATGGGATCGTCGATGCCGGCGTCACCTATGTGAGCAATACCGGCGGTTCGCACGTCGTCAAATTCGACGACGGCATTTCATATGGCAACCGCTGGGGCATCAAGGGTACTGAAGATCTCGGCGGCGGCTTGTCCGCAGTATTCACGCTGGAAAGCGGATTCCATCTCGGTAACGGCACGCTCGGCTTCGGCGGTGCGGAGTTCGGCCGTCAGGCCTATGTTGGGTTGGCGACTTCGTGGGGCACCTTGTCGTTCGGCAATCAGCTCGATATGACCGAGGAAATGGTATTCGCGTACAACATTTCGGCATGGGGCAGTGGCTACGCGATTCATCAGGGCGATTTCGACCGCTTCAATGGTGATCGTCTGCCAAATTCGGTGAAATTCCTTTCGAATGAGTTTGGCGGCTTCATGTTCGGCGGTATGTATTCATTCGGCAATCAGGCGGGGAATTTCCATCAGAACAGCGCGTACAGCGTGGGCGCGCACTATGCCCACGGCGCGTTCACGATGGGCGCTGCGTACACCCAGTTGAACAATCCCTTCGGCATCTATGCGTTCGATCCGTATGCGATGATTGGCACGAGCACGTTCCTCGGCCGGCCGACGATCAGCGTCGATCCAGCGACAGGCGCGATCACCGATCTCTATGCGAGTAGCCCGTTCGCGGTGGACAAGCAAGGCACGTTCGGTGTGGGCGCGAGCTATGCGATCGGCACGGTCACGTTGAACGGCAACTATACGTATACGACGATTAAGGCATTCGGTAACTCATCGCACATGCAGGTCGGCGAGGGCGGCGCGATCTGGCAGGTGACACCGGCATTCAGCGCGATCGGTGGCTATCAGTACACGTCGTTCGAAGGGCATCACTGGAACCAGGGCACGCTGGGGCTACATTATCTGCTGTCCAAGCGTACCGACGTGTATGTGTCAGGAGACTACCTTAAGGCGTCGAGCGGTGTGAACGCCGTGATCGGCTACAGCTTTACGCCGTCCACGACAACGACTCAGGCCGATGTGCGGATAGGGATGCGGCATTCGTTCTGA
- a CDS encoding NAD(P)H-dependent flavin oxidoreductase: protein MTIDAGPFATELTLALGCRHPIISAGMGGPARAELAAAVSKAGGFGLLGMVRELPELIEREIAAVRAVTDLPFGVNLIPSATEPTLFAAELDACLAARVPALCFFWDVVPEAIRRAKDAGAIVLYQVGSVDDALAAAKAGADVIIAQGIEAGGHVRGRTGILTLLPEVIRHVRVPVVASGGFATGGGLIATLALGASGIHCGTLFLASHESFAHAYHKQRILDARAGDTVYNDLFAINWPPHSPVRVLVNSVTQEAADHLFGNHPDTLPREVIAHDDGRPIYKFSTDSPLRSTTGDVEKMALFAGESAALVNASTSAAEVIERLLDEALNASNRVRLVGEGGRRNGQQ, encoded by the coding sequence ATGACTATCGACGCTGGACCGTTTGCCACTGAACTGACCTTGGCGCTGGGTTGCCGGCACCCTATCATCTCGGCTGGAATGGGAGGGCCGGCACGCGCTGAACTTGCTGCGGCCGTTTCGAAAGCGGGTGGGTTCGGCTTGCTCGGCATGGTTCGCGAGCTACCTGAGTTGATCGAGCGTGAAATTGCCGCAGTGCGGGCCGTGACGGATCTTCCGTTCGGCGTGAATCTCATTCCGTCCGCGACAGAACCGACGCTCTTTGCCGCGGAGCTTGACGCGTGCCTGGCGGCACGTGTGCCGGCGCTGTGCTTCTTCTGGGACGTGGTGCCCGAAGCGATACGGCGAGCCAAGGACGCCGGCGCGATCGTGCTGTATCAGGTTGGCTCCGTTGACGACGCGCTAGCCGCCGCGAAGGCCGGCGCGGATGTGATCATCGCTCAGGGTATCGAGGCCGGCGGCCACGTGCGCGGACGTACCGGCATTCTGACGTTGCTGCCTGAGGTCATACGGCATGTGCGCGTCCCGGTAGTCGCATCCGGTGGGTTTGCGACCGGAGGAGGGTTGATTGCCACCCTCGCGCTTGGCGCCTCGGGAATTCATTGCGGGACTCTTTTTCTTGCCTCGCATGAATCGTTTGCGCACGCTTATCACAAGCAGCGCATTCTCGATGCCCGGGCTGGGGATACGGTGTACAACGACCTCTTCGCGATCAATTGGCCACCGCATTCCCCGGTCCGTGTGCTGGTAAATAGCGTGACGCAAGAAGCGGCGGACCATTTGTTCGGCAATCATCCAGACACGCTACCGCGCGAAGTGATCGCGCATGACGATGGACGGCCAATCTACAAGTTCAGCACCGATTCGCCATTGCGCAGTACCACGGGCGACGTTGAGAAGATGGCGCTATTTGCAGGGGAATCAGCCGCTCTCGTGAATGCGAGCACGTCGGCGGCCGAGGTGATCGAGCGCCTCTTGGATGAGGCGCTCAATGCGTCGAACCGAGTCAGGCTGGTAGGCGAGGGTGGGCGTCGAAACGGTCAGCAGTGA
- a CDS encoding APC family permease produces MSDTAVTGQPGERIALLKVLGPIHVWALGVGIVLVGEFMGWNFSVAKGGAYGSLIACWIIGLLYTCVAMIDSEVTSTVAAAGGQYTQAKHIIGPLMAFNVGLYLVMAYTMLEAADALVVGDLIKAVAADSGFPGLDSRPFALVTIAFLAWLNYRGVFVTLTVNFVITAVAFVAIVVLFFGVQPWNPGHTLLHHELLTPLPYGWLGVVAALQFGMWYYLGIEGTCQAAEEVRSAGRSIPLGTMCGMITLLVAAAMTWYIASGLMPWEYLGQAVTPLYDAARLSGSKGLQTLLFVGTLFSAVASANGCINDASRAWFSMSRDRYMPMWFGAVHPRYRTPYRAIIFLVPIAISFAFTGLLDQVITFSILSGLLGYTFMSINIVKFRRQWPIGSINRGYVHPFHPIPAIVLLVLCVATYFATYLGYGASLLSIMAFYIVASIWFALHRYKFVKRGDQFTMDWPRPKNY; encoded by the coding sequence ATGAGTGACACCGCGGTAACAGGACAGCCAGGCGAGCGAATCGCGTTGCTGAAAGTGCTTGGGCCGATTCATGTATGGGCGCTCGGCGTCGGTATCGTACTGGTCGGCGAATTCATGGGATGGAATTTTTCTGTCGCCAAAGGCGGCGCGTATGGTTCGCTGATCGCGTGCTGGATCATCGGCCTGCTCTATACCTGTGTAGCGATGATCGATTCCGAAGTGACCTCGACGGTCGCTGCGGCGGGCGGCCAGTACACGCAGGCGAAACACATCATCGGACCGCTGATGGCGTTCAATGTCGGCCTGTATCTCGTCATGGCCTACACCATGCTTGAGGCAGCCGATGCGCTGGTGGTCGGCGACCTGATCAAGGCTGTCGCCGCCGATTCGGGTTTCCCGGGTCTGGATTCGCGACCGTTCGCACTTGTCACCATTGCGTTTCTGGCGTGGCTGAATTACCGCGGGGTGTTTGTCACGCTGACGGTCAATTTCGTCATCACGGCGGTCGCATTCGTCGCTATCGTGGTGCTGTTTTTTGGCGTGCAGCCCTGGAACCCCGGGCATACGCTGCTGCATCACGAATTGCTGACGCCGTTGCCTTATGGATGGCTGGGCGTGGTGGCCGCGTTGCAGTTCGGCATGTGGTATTACCTCGGTATCGAAGGCACCTGTCAGGCGGCGGAGGAAGTGCGCTCGGCCGGTCGATCGATTCCGCTTGGCACGATGTGCGGGATGATCACGCTACTGGTCGCCGCCGCGATGACCTGGTACATCGCGAGCGGACTGATGCCGTGGGAATACCTCGGTCAAGCCGTGACACCGCTATACGACGCTGCGCGCCTGTCGGGCAGTAAGGGTTTGCAAACGCTGCTGTTCGTGGGCACGCTGTTCTCCGCCGTCGCGTCGGCCAACGGCTGCATCAACGACGCATCGCGCGCGTGGTTTTCGATGTCGCGCGATCGCTACATGCCGATGTGGTTCGGCGCCGTGCACCCGCGCTATCGCACGCCCTACCGCGCGATTATCTTTCTTGTGCCGATTGCGATTTCGTTTGCCTTCACGGGCTTACTGGACCAGGTGATCACGTTTTCGATCCTCTCAGGCCTGCTCGGCTACACGTTCATGTCGATCAATATCGTCAAGTTCCGCCGGCAATGGCCGATTGGCAGCATCAACCGGGGCTATGTCCATCCGTTTCACCCGATTCCGGCGATTGTGCTGCTGGTCCTGTGCGTAGCGACCTACTTCGCGACTTACCTGGGCTATGGCGCATCGCTGCTGTCGATCATGGCGTTCTACATCGTCGCTTCCATCTGGTTCGCATTGCATCGCTATAAATTCGTCAAACGTGGGGATCAATTCACGATGGACTGGCCCCGGCCGAAAAATTACTGA
- the purU gene encoding formyltetrahydrofolate deformylase → MPAPRRFTLTLSCPDRIGIVAAVSTFLAEHHGWIIEATHHADEIEKRFFMRHEIATDSLPFSVDAFRERFARIGREFSMDWKVTDHSVKKRVVILVSKLEHCLYDLLARWKAGELNIDIPCVISNHDTWRSFVEWHGIPFHHVPVTPDNKAHAYDEVQRLFEDARADTMVLARYMQVLSPKLCAAYPGRIINIHHSFLPSFVGAKPYHQAYGRGVKLTGATCHYVTEDLDEGPIIEQDTIRVRHSDRPDDLVRLGRDIEKAVLARGLRYHLEDRVLIHGNKTVVLR, encoded by the coding sequence ATGCCAGCACCTCGCCGCTTTACGCTGACTCTGTCGTGTCCTGACCGCATTGGCATCGTTGCCGCGGTCAGCACATTTCTCGCCGAACATCATGGCTGGATCATCGAGGCGACGCACCACGCCGACGAGATCGAGAAGCGCTTCTTCATGCGCCATGAGATCGCGACCGATTCGTTGCCGTTCAGCGTCGACGCGTTTCGCGAACGGTTTGCGCGCATTGGGCGCGAGTTCTCGATGGATTGGAAAGTCACCGACCATTCGGTGAAAAAGCGCGTGGTCATTCTGGTATCGAAGCTCGAACACTGTCTGTACGACCTGCTTGCCCGTTGGAAAGCGGGTGAACTCAACATCGACATTCCCTGCGTGATCTCGAATCACGACACGTGGCGCAGCTTTGTCGAATGGCACGGCATCCCGTTTCACCACGTGCCGGTTACACCCGACAACAAGGCGCACGCCTATGACGAAGTGCAGCGGCTCTTCGAGGACGCGCGCGCTGACACCATGGTGCTTGCGCGCTACATGCAGGTGCTATCGCCAAAGCTGTGCGCGGCGTATCCGGGCCGCATCATCAACATCCATCATTCGTTCCTGCCGAGCTTTGTGGGTGCCAAGCCGTATCACCAGGCGTATGGGCGCGGCGTGAAGTTGACAGGCGCGACGTGCCACTACGTGACGGAAGACCTCGACGAAGGGCCGATCATCGAACAGGACACGATCCGCGTGCGTCATTCCGACCGTCCTGACGATCTGGTGCGCCTCGGCCGCGATATCGAGAAGGCCGTATTGGCACGGGGTTTGCGATATCACCTCGAAGACCGCGTGCTGATTCACGGCAACAAGACGGTGGTGTTGCGGTAG
- a CDS encoding FAD-dependent oxidoreductase translates to MPWRLARFAMSKQHPEPRMFTQHDTLRRSYDVVIIGAGGHGLASAYYLAREHGITNVAVLEKGYIGGGNTGRNTTIIRSNYLTPEGVQFYDASVKLWQDLAQDFDLNLFYSTRGHYTLAHTDSAMRTMRWRAEVNKHYGVDSEVVGPKDVKQSAPMIDLSCGGVAPILGALYHAPGSVARHDAVAWGYGRGADQRGVEIHQQTEVLGIDVVGGKVKGVKTSRGYISTNKVLCAVAGSTPRMTDMVGLRTPIYIHPLQAMVSEPLKPWLDPILVSGSLHVYISQSARGELVMGASLDPYELHSTRSTLDFVEGLTSHMLEMFPFLSQVKVMRQWAGMADMTPDFAPVMGKTPVEGFYLDSGWGTWGFKATPICGKTMSHTVVNDTNHPLITGFTLDRFRQFSLTGEKGAASVGH, encoded by the coding sequence ATGCCGTGGCGTCTCGCGCGTTTCGCAATGTCGAAGCAACATCCCGAACCGAGGATGTTCACGCAGCATGACACTTTGCGTCGTTCTTATGACGTTGTGATTATCGGCGCGGGCGGTCACGGTCTAGCGTCGGCCTACTACCTCGCTCGCGAACACGGCATCACGAACGTCGCCGTGCTGGAGAAGGGCTACATCGGCGGCGGCAACACCGGCCGCAACACGACCATCATTCGCTCGAATTACCTGACACCCGAAGGCGTGCAGTTCTACGACGCTTCCGTCAAGCTGTGGCAAGACCTGGCGCAGGATTTCGACCTGAACCTGTTCTACTCGACGCGCGGTCACTACACGCTCGCCCACACAGATTCGGCGATGCGCACGATGCGCTGGCGTGCCGAGGTCAACAAGCACTACGGCGTCGACTCCGAAGTCGTCGGCCCCAAGGATGTGAAGCAGTCCGCGCCGATGATCGACCTGTCGTGCGGCGGGGTCGCGCCGATTCTCGGCGCCCTCTACCACGCGCCGGGTTCGGTCGCGCGGCACGACGCGGTGGCGTGGGGCTACGGCCGAGGCGCCGATCAGCGCGGCGTCGAGATCCATCAGCAGACGGAAGTGCTCGGCATCGACGTGGTGGGCGGCAAGGTGAAGGGTGTGAAGACTTCGCGCGGCTACATCTCGACCAACAAGGTGCTGTGCGCCGTGGCCGGTTCCACGCCGCGCATGACGGATATGGTTGGACTGCGCACGCCGATCTACATTCATCCTCTCCAGGCGATGGTGAGTGAGCCGCTCAAGCCATGGCTCGATCCGATCCTCGTCTCCGGCAGCCTGCACGTCTACATCAGTCAGTCGGCGCGCGGCGAACTCGTGATGGGCGCCTCGCTCGATCCGTATGAACTGCATTCCACACGCTCGACGCTCGACTTCGTGGAAGGCTTGACGTCACACATGCTCGAAATGTTCCCATTCCTGTCGCAGGTGAAGGTGATGCGTCAGTGGGCCGGCATGGCCGACATGACGCCTGACTTTGCGCCAGTGATGGGCAAGACGCCGGTCGAGGGTTTCTACCTTGATTCCGGCTGGGGCACCTGGGGTTTCAAGGCCACGCCGATCTGCGGCAAGACTATGTCGCACACAGTGGTGAACGACACGAACCATCCGCTCATTACCGGCTTCACGCTCGACCGCTTCCGTCAGTTCTCGTTGACGGGCGAGAAGGGCGCGGCGTCGGTTGGCCATTGA
- a CDS encoding sarcosine oxidase subunit delta, with the protein MKIMTCPVNGARPVSEFAYWGEIREIPDPAAATDDEWADYVFCRNGAAGFKKEWWCHTPSNTWFIAERDTAKDRVVRTYLSGGEA; encoded by the coding sequence ATGAAGATCATGACCTGTCCTGTCAACGGCGCGCGACCCGTGTCCGAGTTTGCCTACTGGGGCGAGATCCGCGAGATTCCCGACCCGGCGGCAGCCACCGACGACGAATGGGCGGACTACGTGTTTTGCCGCAACGGCGCAGCGGGCTTCAAGAAAGAATGGTGGTGCCATACGCCGAGCAATACGTGGTTTATCGCCGAACGTGACACCGCGAAGGATCGTGTCGTCCGAACCTATCTGAGTGGCGGGGAGGCGTAA